Proteins encoded in a region of the Clostridiisalibacter paucivorans DSM 22131 genome:
- a CDS encoding peptidoglycan D,D-transpeptidase FtsI family protein, whose translation MERERHTRIMIFINIFFLGYLFLVGKLFWIQIVKHREYQDEAMIQRNSEIRIYPARGVIFDRNLIPLTNRERHNTIFIIRDLVKNNDEVLNYLEKEFHIKRKSIINENKAVVEYAVNKDISNIERYPGVFTENIVERYSDDNILSHVIGYINESENRGETGLERVYNDILVSNSDYGKLIFQTDGKKRIIPGAGYLGTFKRDLRIPNGVKLTIDYHIQKIVEEIMDEKKINGAVIVTDAESGDILAMSSRPNLDVRNIESHMYSKYMDFYNKAIEVEYPPASIFKIVVLLAALEDPMIDINEDFFCSGYELVGDKKIKCHSYNSGGHGNITIREAFYHSCNSVFIQMGKKLGAKKIVEMAKRLGFGEKVQIELLEEKKGNLPKGDELLGPAYGNISIGQGKVEVTPLQINNLTMIIANNGIKKDLRLVDSIVNANGITIKEIFRDDDVRVIDGYYTYIVKKMMEGVVEKGTARNYISLEKFGGAAGKTGTAEAIMNEKAVKHGWFSGFFPKEKPKYVVTVLVEDGVSGGVSAAPIFNDIIKNIVNIQRRWTNP comes from the coding sequence ATGGAAAGAGAAAGACATACTAGAATTATGATATTCATAAATATATTTTTTTTAGGATATCTTTTTTTGGTTGGAAAATTATTTTGGATTCAAATAGTAAAGCACAGGGAATATCAAGATGAAGCAATGATTCAAAGGAATAGTGAAATTAGAATATATCCTGCTAGGGGAGTTATATTTGATAGAAATCTAATACCATTAACTAATAGGGAAAGGCATAATACCATATTTATTATAAGGGATTTAGTTAAAAATAATGATGAGGTTTTAAATTATTTAGAAAAAGAGTTTCATATAAAAAGGAAATCGATAATAAACGAAAATAAAGCAGTTGTAGAATATGCAGTAAATAAAGACATATCTAATATAGAAAGATATCCTGGAGTATTTACAGAAAATATTGTGGAAAGATATAGTGATGATAATATATTAAGTCATGTTATAGGATACATAAATGAAAGTGAAAATAGAGGTGAAACTGGTCTAGAGAGGGTCTATAATGATATATTAGTTAGTAATAGTGATTATGGCAAATTGATATTTCAGACAGATGGGAAAAAGAGAATTATACCTGGGGCTGGGTATCTAGGGACTTTTAAGAGAGATTTAAGGATACCCAATGGAGTAAAACTTACTATAGACTATCATATACAGAAAATTGTTGAAGAAATAATGGATGAAAAAAAGATCAATGGTGCTGTCATAGTCACAGATGCTGAGTCAGGGGATATTTTGGCTATGTCTAGTCGTCCCAATCTAGATGTAAGAAATATAGAAAGTCATATGTATAGTAAATATATGGATTTTTATAATAAAGCCATAGAAGTAGAATATCCTCCGGCATCAATATTTAAAATCGTTGTATTATTGGCTGCGTTGGAAGATCCTATGATAGATATCAATGAGGATTTTTTTTGTAGTGGATATGAGTTAGTTGGAGACAAGAAAATTAAATGTCATTCATATAATTCAGGTGGACATGGAAATATAACCATAAGAGAGGCATTTTATCATTCTTGTAATTCAGTATTTATACAAATGGGAAAAAAATTAGGTGCTAAAAAAATAGTTGAAATGGCTAAAAGATTAGGATTTGGGGAAAAAGTACAGATAGAACTATTAGAAGAAAAAAAGGGAAATTTGCCAAAGGGAGACGAACTATTGGGGCCTGCCTATGGAAATATATCTATAGGCCAAGGAAAAGTAGAGGTTACTCCATTACAAATAAATAATTTAACTATGATAATAGCTAATAATGGAATCAAGAAAGACCTGCGATTGGTGGACAGTATAGTAAATGCCAACGGTATAACTATAAAGGAGATATTTAGGGATGATGATGTAAGGGTAATAGATGGATACTATACATATATTGTAAAAAAGATGATGGAAGGCGTAGTGGAAAAGGGCACGGCCAGAAACTATATTTCTTTAGAAAAATTTGGTGGGGCAGCGGGAAAGACGGGTACAGCTGAGGCCATAATGAATGAAAAAGCAGTAAAGCATGGCTGGTTTTCAGGTTTTTTTCCAAAAGAAAAACCTAAATATGTTGTAACTGTATTGGTAGAAGATGGTGTATCAGGTGGGGTTTCAGCAGCTCCAATATTCAATGATATCATAAAAAATATTGTAAATATTCAAAGAAGATGGACAAACCCATAA
- the udk gene encoding uridine kinase: MTLERPIIVGITGGTGSGKSTVAKSIFKSLPRKSVLVIEQDSYYKDQSHLNYEERIKTNYDHPLAFDNELLIAHLSQLLKGQAVEKPIYDFEIHNRKKETIKVTPKDIIILEGILLLEDEKLRELLDIKIFVDTDPDVRIIRRILRDIKERGRTLESIIEQYMTTVRPAHMQFIEPSKKYADIIIPEGGYNKVAIDIMVTKVKSMINNV; this comes from the coding sequence ATGACTTTGGAGAGACCTATAATAGTAGGAATAACAGGTGGAACTGGTTCAGGTAAAAGTACTGTGGCAAAGTCTATATTTAAATCTTTGCCACGAAAAAGTGTCTTGGTTATAGAGCAAGATTCTTATTATAAGGATCAAAGTCATTTGAACTATGAAGAACGGATAAAAACTAATTATGATCATCCATTGGCATTTGATAATGAACTTTTAATAGCCCATCTATCACAGCTATTAAAAGGACAAGCAGTGGAAAAACCCATATATGACTTTGAAATCCATAATAGAAAAAAAGAGACCATCAAGGTTACTCCCAAGGATATTATAATACTTGAAGGGATATTGTTGTTAGAAGATGAAAAATTAAGGGAGCTATTGGATATAAAGATATTTGTAGATACAGACCCTGATGTGAGGATAATCAGAAGAATTTTAAGGGATATAAAAGAACGGGGCAGGACACTGGAATCTATAATAGAGCAATATATGACCACAGTTAGACCTGCTCATATGCAATTTATTGAACCAAGCAAAAAATATGCAGATATAATCATTCCAGAGGGAGGTTACAATAAAGTAGCAATAGATATAATGGTTACCAAAGTGAAATCAATGATAAATAATGTATAG
- a CDS encoding peptidase U32 family protein, with translation MNNIELLAPAGDLEKLKMAIIYGADAVYLGGNKFGLRAQAKNFDIDQIKEAVEFAHTRKKKVYVTLNIIPHNEDFDGLSEYILELESANVDAVIVSDPGIICMIKEVAPNLEIHLSTQANTTNYHSARFWHNNGVKRIVLARELSLKEISEVIKNTPDTVEYEAFVHGAMCISYSGRCLLSNYMTSRDANRGNCAQACRWKYSLVEEQRPGEYYPIYEDDKGTFIFNSKDLCMIEHIPELMKSGIKSFKIEGRMKSSYYVATIIRSYRMAIDNYLKSPENFQYDSKWLDEIKKASHRDFTKGFYFSKPTEEDQLYTSSSYIRNYDFVGLVIDYDEETNMATVEQRNRVFVGDKVEIFGPNRDFFIQNIQNMWDEKGNEINVAPHAQQIYKIKVDRPVSKWDMIRKPREE, from the coding sequence ATGAATAACATTGAATTACTAGCTCCTGCAGGAGATTTGGAGAAATTAAAAATGGCAATAATATATGGAGCAGATGCAGTTTATTTGGGTGGAAATAAATTTGGACTTAGAGCTCAGGCTAAAAACTTTGACATAGATCAAATAAAAGAGGCTGTGGAATTTGCCCATACAAGAAAAAAGAAAGTATATGTAACATTAAATATCATACCTCATAATGAAGACTTTGATGGATTGAGTGAATATATATTAGAATTAGAATCTGCAAATGTAGATGCTGTAATAGTATCTGATCCTGGAATTATATGTATGATTAAAGAGGTAGCTCCTAATTTAGAAATTCATTTAAGTACTCAGGCTAATACTACAAACTATCATAGTGCAAGATTTTGGCATAATAATGGAGTTAAAAGGATAGTATTGGCCAGAGAGCTATCTTTAAAAGAGATATCTGAAGTAATAAAAAACACCCCAGATACAGTCGAGTATGAAGCATTTGTTCATGGTGCCATGTGCATATCTTATTCAGGAAGATGTCTTTTGAGTAATTATATGACATCTAGAGATGCAAATAGAGGTAATTGTGCCCAAGCATGTAGATGGAAATATAGTTTGGTAGAAGAGCAGAGACCAGGAGAGTACTATCCAATCTATGAAGATGATAAAGGCACATTTATATTTAATTCAAAAGATCTATGCATGATAGAGCATATACCTGAATTAATGAAATCAGGTATAAAGAGTTTTAAAATTGAAGGTAGGATGAAAAGTTCTTATTATGTAGCAACTATAATCAGATCCTATAGAATGGCTATAGATAATTACCTTAAATCCCCTGAAAATTTCCAATACGATTCTAAATGGCTAGATGAAATAAAGAAGGCCAGTCATAGGGATTTTACTAAGGGATTTTACTTCAGTAAGCCTACAGAAGAAGATCAATTATATACCAGTAGTTCATATATAAGGAACTATGATTTTGTAGGTCTTGTAATTGATTATGATGAAGAAACTAATATGGCTACTGTGGAGCAGAGAAATAGAGTGTTTGTAGGAGATAAAGTTGAGATATTTGGTCCTAATAGAGATTTTTTCATTCAAAATATACAAAATATGTGGGATGAAAAGGGCAATGAAATTAATGTGGCACCTCATGCTCAACAGATATACAAGATAAAAGTAGATAGACCTGTGTCAAAATGGGATATGATAAGAAAACCTAGAGAGGAATGA
- a CDS encoding O-methyltransferase, which produces MSNINKEYIEDYIREVIPENNEVFKEMEEYAKVNHIPIVHPEVAQFLKVMIKIKKPKKILEIGCAIGYSAMIMADAMDYYGEVTSIERRKDMVDIAEGNISKGDFQDIIHILQGEAQDLLPNIDEKFDLVFIDAAKGKYMEFLPYCIRNLKDEGIIISDNVLFKGMVANDDLVVRRKKTIVRRMREYLDYISNSGIFESSIMPLGDGVAISYKRRTTDDE; this is translated from the coding sequence TTGAGCAATATAAATAAGGAATATATAGAAGACTATATAAGGGAAGTTATACCTGAAAATAATGAAGTATTCAAAGAAATGGAAGAATACGCGAAAGTTAACCATATTCCCATAGTTCATCCAGAGGTAGCTCAGTTTTTAAAGGTGATGATAAAGATAAAAAAACCGAAAAAAATATTAGAAATAGGCTGTGCTATAGGATACTCTGCTATGATAATGGCTGATGCAATGGATTATTATGGTGAGGTTACAAGTATTGAAAGACGAAAAGATATGGTAGATATAGCTGAGGGAAATATATCTAAAGGAGATTTTCAAGATATTATCCATATTTTACAAGGGGAAGCTCAGGATTTACTTCCTAATATAGATGAAAAATTTGATTTAGTATTTATAGATGCTGCTAAAGGTAAATATATGGAGTTTTTACCTTATTGTATAAGAAACCTTAAAGATGAAGGGATTATTATATCGGATAATGTTTTATTTAAAGGTATGGTTGCAAATGATGATTTGGTAGTTAGAAGGAAAAAAACGATTGTTAGAAGGATGAGAGAATATCTTGACTATATCTCTAATAGTGGCATATTTGAGTCTAGTATTATGCCATTAGGAGATGGAGTAGCTATTTCGTATAAGAGGAGGACAACAGATGATGAATAA
- the mltG gene encoding endolytic transglycosylase MltG, with product MNTALKKKKSSKGKIFIVLLVLIVALGLGVKNYIYMSLEPVHTEENAIEVSVFIPSGSNTDTITDILHNSNLIKNEIIFKLAAKLKGMDGRLKAGNYILNTSMSSEEILNELVEGGVLKETTKFTIPEGFELRQIADRLSEQGLINRDKFMEITSDIDNFRGEYEFIDELSSGITMEGYLFPDTYEIFIDATEEEIVNKMLSRFENVYKEKLKDQTFKMGLDLNQFITLASIIEREAMADDERPVVAGVFYNRLDINMPLQSCATVQFVLGERKPILSTKDTEITSPFNTYINNGLPPSPIASPGLESIEAALNPKETEYLYFVAKPDGTHVFNTDYDDHIRAKNRIRKQ from the coding sequence ATGAATACTGCCCTAAAGAAAAAAAAATCTAGTAAAGGGAAAATATTTATTGTACTTTTAGTTTTAATTGTAGCTTTGGGATTAGGTGTAAAAAACTATATATATATGAGTCTTGAGCCTGTTCATACTGAAGAGAATGCCATTGAAGTGTCTGTTTTTATACCTAGCGGTAGCAATACAGATACTATAACAGACATTCTTCATAATAGTAATCTTATAAAAAATGAAATTATTTTTAAACTTGCAGCAAAATTAAAGGGTATGGATGGTAGATTAAAGGCAGGTAATTATATATTAAATACTTCTATGTCTTCTGAGGAAATTCTAAATGAATTAGTTGAGGGTGGAGTGCTAAAGGAGACCACTAAATTTACTATACCAGAGGGATTTGAGCTTAGACAGATAGCAGATAGGTTGTCTGAGCAAGGATTAATAAATAGAGATAAATTCATGGAAATCACATCAGATATTGATAATTTTAGAGGAGAATATGAATTTATAGATGAATTATCTTCAGGAATTACAATGGAAGGATATTTGTTTCCAGACACATATGAAATTTTTATAGATGCTACAGAAGAGGAGATAGTAAATAAAATGCTATCGAGATTTGAGAATGTTTATAAAGAAAAATTAAAGGATCAGACCTTTAAAATGGGTTTAGATTTGAATCAATTTATAACGTTGGCATCTATAATTGAAAGGGAAGCCATGGCAGATGATGAAAGGCCTGTTGTTGCGGGAGTATTTTATAATAGGTTAGACATAAATATGCCCTTACAGTCATGTGCCACAGTACAGTTTGTGTTAGGAGAAAGGAAGCCTATATTATCAACTAAAGATACGGAAATCACATCTCCATTTAATACTTATATAAATAATGGTTTGCCTCCAAGTCCTATTGCTTCTCCAGGACTTGAATCAATTGAGGCAGCTTTAAATCCAAAGGAAACAGAATATTTATATTTTGTAGCTAAACCAGATGGAACTCATGTTTTTAATACTGATTATGATGACCATATAAGAGCAAAAAATAGAATAAGGAAACAATAG
- a CDS encoding YlbF family regulator, with translation MNVYDAAHNLARAIKSSDEYKSYKNIHDDLYGDPKTKEMIEDFRNNAMEIQMAQMSGKEVDSSKMEQMKKLEEILMGDPKINEFFQWEMRFGQMMNDVNKILGEVLEIESK, from the coding sequence ATGAATGTTTATGATGCTGCCCATAATTTAGCTAGGGCTATAAAGAGTTCAGATGAGTATAAGAGTTATAAAAACATACATGATGATTTATATGGTGATCCCAAGACTAAAGAGATGATTGAAGATTTTAGAAATAATGCTATGGAAATACAGATGGCTCAAATGTCTGGCAAAGAAGTAGATAGTTCTAAAATGGAACAAATGAAAAAGCTAGAAGAAATATTAATGGGAGATCCCAAAATCAATGAATTTTTCCAATGGGAAATGAGATTTGGACAGATGATGAATGATGTCAATAAGATACTAGGGGAAGTATTGGAGATTGAGTCTAAGTAG
- a CDS encoding lysine exporter LysO family protein — protein sequence MSIKIILTVALGIGAGYFVLPDVVFNYTDYVIDIGLCLLLFFVGMDIGRNKEVLQKIKKLGLKILLIPIMIIIGSIAGSVVAGIILGLPFNESSAVGAGLGWYTLSAMMLTGYSAELSALAFISNVTREIIALITIPLIAKYIGDFESIAPAGATAMDTSLPIISSATNPKTAIVSFITGVILSSAVPILVPIFINL from the coding sequence ATGAGTATTAAGATAATATTAACAGTTGCATTGGGGATTGGAGCAGGATATTTTGTATTACCAGATGTAGTATTTAATTATACTGACTATGTTATTGATATTGGATTATGTCTATTATTATTCTTTGTAGGGATGGATATAGGTAGAAATAAAGAAGTACTACAAAAGATTAAAAAGTTGGGACTGAAAATTTTATTGATTCCAATAATGATAATAATAGGTAGTATAGCAGGGAGCGTAGTTGCAGGCATTATATTGGGGCTTCCTTTTAATGAATCTAGTGCTGTGGGAGCAGGGCTAGGGTGGTATACATTATCTGCTATGATGCTTACTGGTTATTCTGCAGAATTAAGTGCATTGGCATTTATATCCAATGTAACTAGAGAGATAATAGCATTAATAACTATACCACTAATAGCAAAATATATTGGAGACTTTGAAAGCATAGCTCCTGCTGGTGCTACGGCTATGGATACTTCATTACCTATTATATCTAGTGCAACTAATCCCAAAACTGCCATAGTATCTTTTATAACGGGGGTTATTTTATCATCTGCAGTACCTATTTTGGTACCTATATTTATAAACTTATAA
- a CDS encoding LysO family transporter yields the protein MGMRLLMYLGILVIGGVFSYKDVFGKKIHGKLDIIQTICLLFLLFIMGVRIGLDDKVISSFLKLGFQALIISIFSIAFSVILVKLVKGFIVKNEEKVGAENEY from the coding sequence ATGGGGATGAGATTATTAATGTATTTAGGGATTTTAGTAATTGGAGGAGTATTTAGTTACAAGGATGTATTTGGTAAAAAGATTCATGGGAAATTGGATATTATCCAGACGATCTGCTTATTGTTTTTGCTTTTTATTATGGGGGTTAGGATAGGTCTAGATGATAAAGTTATATCCTCTTTTCTAAAGCTAGGGTTTCAGGCTCTAATAATTTCAATTTTTTCTATAGCCTTCAGTGTAATATTAGTAAAATTAGTGAAGGGATTTATAGTTAAAAATGAAGAGAAGGTGGGGGCTGAAAATGAGTATTAA
- a CDS encoding ribonuclease J, producing the protein MTNKKSKLKIIPLGGLNEVGKNITVIEYKNEIIIVDCGLSFPEDEMLGIDVVIPDITYLLKNREKIKGVVLTHGHEDHIGALPYLLKKIKVPIYGTKLTLGLVDYKLKEQGINNIKLNIVNTGNAITLGKFKIEFIKTSHSIPGSAALAIHTPEGIIVHTGDFKIDYTPIDGEMMDLHKFSELGKKGVLVLLSDSTNVERKGYTMSEKTVGDTFVDIFMNAKQRIIVATFASNVHRVQQIINAAVMFDRKVVVSGRSMVNVVNVSKELGYLNVPDGTLIDIKDMDKYPDNKVVVITTGSQGEPMSALSRLASSDHRQMELIPGDLVIISATPIPGNEKTVFRVINQLFKKGANVIYEALADVHVSGHACQEEQKLIHALVKPKFFIPVHGEYRHLKQHGQLAEEMGMDKENIFIAQNGSVMEFTRNSGRFAGSVPAGNVLVDGLGVGDVGNIVLRDRKHLSEDGLLIVVVTITKENGKVVAGPDIISRGFVYVRESEDLIGQARKAVREVLEECEKNNITDWSTLKSSIRDVLRNFLYERIKRNPMILPIIMEV; encoded by the coding sequence GTGACAAATAAAAAATCAAAACTAAAAATAATACCCTTAGGAGGGCTGAATGAAGTTGGAAAGAATATAACTGTGATTGAATACAAAAACGAAATAATCATAGTAGATTGTGGGCTTAGCTTTCCAGAGGATGAAATGTTGGGTATTGATGTAGTTATACCTGATATAACATATTTGCTTAAGAATAGAGAAAAAATAAAGGGAGTTGTATTGACTCACGGACATGAGGACCATATTGGAGCATTGCCTTATTTGTTGAAAAAGATAAAAGTGCCTATTTATGGCACGAAATTGACATTGGGTTTAGTTGACTATAAGTTAAAAGAACAAGGTATCAACAATATAAAACTGAATATTGTTAATACTGGTAACGCTATAACACTAGGTAAATTTAAGATAGAATTTATAAAGACTAGCCATAGTATACCAGGTTCAGCAGCTCTTGCAATACACACCCCTGAAGGTATAATAGTACACACAGGAGACTTTAAGATTGACTATACCCCTATCGATGGTGAGATGATGGATTTACACAAATTTTCTGAGTTAGGAAAAAAAGGCGTATTAGTATTATTGTCTGATAGTACAAATGTTGAAAGAAAAGGATATACTATGTCTGAAAAAACTGTTGGAGACACATTTGTGGATATTTTTATGAATGCTAAACAGAGGATTATAGTAGCTACATTTGCATCAAATGTTCATAGAGTACAACAGATAATAAATGCTGCAGTAATGTTTGACAGAAAAGTTGTAGTTTCGGGTAGGAGTATGGTAAATGTGGTTAATGTGTCAAAGGAATTGGGATATTTAAATGTGCCTGATGGAACTTTAATAGACATTAAGGATATGGACAAATATCCTGATAATAAGGTAGTAGTAATTACTACTGGTAGTCAGGGAGAACCTATGTCTGCTTTATCTAGATTGGCATCTTCAGATCATAGACAGATGGAATTAATCCCTGGGGATTTAGTTATAATATCAGCTACACCTATTCCAGGAAATGAAAAAACAGTATTTAGAGTTATAAATCAGTTATTTAAAAAGGGTGCCAATGTTATTTATGAAGCTTTAGCTGATGTGCATGTATCAGGTCATGCATGCCAAGAGGAACAAAAACTTATACATGCATTGGTTAAACCAAAGTTTTTTATACCTGTTCATGGAGAGTATAGACATTTAAAGCAGCATGGACAATTGGCAGAAGAAATGGGTATGGATAAAGAAAATATTTTTATTGCACAAAATGGTTCAGTGATGGAATTCACAAGGAATAGTGGAAGATTTGCAGGTTCTGTGCCTGCTGGAAATGTCCTAGTAGATGGTTTGGGAGTAGGGGATGTAGGAAATATTGTGTTAAGAGATAGAAAACACCTTTCTGAAGATGGATTGTTGATAGTAGTTGTTACTATAACTAAAGAAAATGGAAAGGTAGTTGCAGGTCCAGATATAATATCTAGGGGATTTGTGTATGTGAGAGAGTCTGAAGATTTAATAGGGCAAGCTAGAAAAGCAGTTAGAGAAGTATTAGAAGAGTGTGAAAAAAATAATATAACTGATTGGTCTACATTAAAATCTAGCATAAGAGATGTATTAAGGAATTTCCTTTACGAAAGAATAAAGAGAAATCCTATGATACTTCCTATAATTATGGAAGTGTAA
- a CDS encoding Fur family transcriptional regulator, with translation MSINEENLRSKLKEKGYKLTTQRRVIYDVFAENSGDHLSPEEVYDKVKGKYPEIGLATVYRTLQLLEELGLVYKLNFDDGCSRYEINLENDDNHHHHHLICLGCGRVIEVKLDLLENLEDAIEKEGEFEIVDHNVKFFGYCKDCKK, from the coding sequence ATGAGTATAAATGAAGAGAACTTAAGATCTAAATTAAAAGAAAAGGGTTATAAATTAACCACCCAAAGAAGGGTAATCTATGATGTATTTGCAGAAAATTCCGGTGATCATCTTAGCCCTGAAGAGGTATATGATAAGGTAAAGGGAAAATATCCTGAAATAGGGTTGGCTACAGTATATAGAACATTACAGTTGTTAGAAGAGTTAGGGTTAGTGTATAAGCTTAATTTTGATGATGGGTGTAGCAGATATGAAATAAATTTAGAAAATGATGACAATCATCACCATCACCATTTGATATGTTTGGGGTGCGGAAGAGTTATAGAGGTAAAGCTGGATTTGTTGGAGAATCTGGAAGATGCTATTGAGAAAGAAGGGGAGTTTGAAATAGTTGATCACAATGTCAAATTTTTTGGATATTGTAAAGACTGCAAAAAATAA
- the sfsA gene encoding DNA/RNA nuclease SfsA: MHISNKENLVEGIFKRRLNRFVAEVEIDGKTHLAHVPNSGRMTELLIEDNRVILRRVYDESRKTKYDLLMVYKNSMVINIDSRMPNKLLYLAFKNRDINYFKGYNQVNREVTFGNSRFDIGLTGLNRVLIEVKCVTLVEDGIAMFPDAPTKRGSKHVKELIRAKGLGIDCGIFFIIQREDASVFIPNKTMDPEFAKNLKNAYNENIIIRAITCNVNRDSISLAKEIPVEI; the protein is encoded by the coding sequence ATGCATATATCAAATAAAGAAAATTTAGTAGAAGGTATTTTTAAAAGAAGGCTAAATAGATTTGTTGCTGAAGTAGAGATAGATGGAAAAACTCATTTAGCTCATGTTCCAAATAGTGGTAGGATGACAGAGTTATTAATTGAAGATAACCGTGTAATATTGAGAAGGGTATATGATGAATCGAGAAAAACAAAGTATGATTTATTAATGGTATATAAAAATTCAATGGTTATTAATATAGATTCTAGAATGCCTAATAAGTTATTATATTTAGCATTTAAAAATAGAGATATAAACTATTTTAAAGGATATAATCAAGTAAATAGAGAAGTTACATTTGGTAATAGTAGATTCGATATTGGTTTAACTGGGTTAAATAGAGTATTGATAGAAGTTAAATGTGTTACTTTAGTTGAAGACGGCATTGCAATGTTTCCAGATGCCCCTACTAAACGGGGAAGTAAACATGTAAAAGAATTGATACGAGCTAAAGGGTTGGGTATAGATTGCGGAATATTTTTTATTATTCAAAGAGAAGATGCAAGTGTATTTATACCAAACAAGACAATGGATCCCGAATTTGCAAAAAACTTAAAAAACGCTTATAATGAAAATATAATAATAAGGGCGATAACTTGTAATGTAAATAGGGATAGTATATCTTTAGCAAAAGAAATACCTGTAGAGATATAG
- a CDS encoding DUF1292 domain-containing protein — protein MKKNVFEFYDEDGKRFEFELVDYFEVEEVEYAVVKEMDKDEAVLLRVEYDEKGDSYLSVIEDESEYNDIRDLYGQMLEEE, from the coding sequence ATGAAAAAAAATGTCTTTGAATTTTATGATGAAGATGGTAAAAGATTCGAATTTGAACTGGTAGACTACTTTGAGGTTGAAGAAGTAGAATATGCAGTTGTTAAAGAAATGGATAAAGATGAAGCGGTGTTACTACGAGTAGAATATGATGAAAAAGGTGATTCTTATCTTTCTGTTATTGAAGATGAATCTGAATACAATGATATAAGGGATTTATATGGTCAAATGTTGGAAGAAGAATAA
- the ruvX gene encoding Holliday junction resolvase RuvX, protein MKRFMGLDVGDRTIGVAVSDLLGITAQGIKTIRRSDIENDIKELKELIDTYEVEDLVVGLPKNMNNTIGPQGEKVLEFIEEIKKHLDVKIYLQDERLTTVSAEKMLINADISRKKRKKVIDKVAATYILQTYLDKKRG, encoded by the coding sequence ATGAAGAGATTTATGGGCTTAGATGTAGGAGATAGAACTATAGGAGTTGCAGTTAGTGACCTTTTGGGAATTACTGCTCAAGGAATAAAGACTATTAGAAGAAGTGATATAGAAAATGATATAAAAGAACTAAAGGAACTTATAGATACTTATGAAGTAGAGGATTTAGTTGTAGGATTACCTAAAAATATGAACAATACTATAGGCCCCCAGGGAGAAAAGGTGTTAGAGTTTATTGAGGAAATAAAAAAACATCTAGATGTAAAGATTTATTTGCAAGATGAAAGACTTACTACTGTTTCCGCTGAAAAAATGCTTATAAATGCAGATATTAGTAGAAAGAAAAGAAAAAAGGTTATAGATAAGGTAGCTGCTACCTATATTCTTCAAACTTATTTAGATAAAAAGAGAGGATGA